The following DNA comes from Chitinophagales bacterium.
TTTTATAGAGAAGGAGCTATTAAAAATGGTTTTGTGTATGATAAAGAAATTAAAAAAGCTTTAGAAACTTTAAATGACTCAAAAGCTTATAACGATTTATTGCAAGCTAAGCAGTAAAAAATATAGAGTTTTTTTATAAAAGAGATTTCTTTCTGCAAAAGAATGGCGTTTAGTTCGTTTTCACAATGGTAAAATGCTATAAAATTATTTTTCTAAATGTTGAATAGTAGCCTCTAATTTTTGGTAAAACTCTTCGCCATATTTTCTAATAATGGCATTTTTAGCAAACTTGTAAATAGGTATTTTTAGTTCTTTGCCATTGCTACACGCAGGTTTACAAATATCCCATTCTTCGTAGTTTAAGGCTTCAAAATTGTGGAGTTTTTCTATGCGTATGGGGTATAAATGGCAAGAAACGGGTTTTCTAAAACTCACTTTTTTATCTAACCATGCTTTTTCAATACCACAGTAGGCTATACCGTTTTTGTAATTAATAAAAACACAAGCTCCGCCATTTATTAGCGAAGTTTTCATAGTGCCGTCTTCTTTGTCTAAATAAAAAGGACCTTCTTTTTCTATAGCAGTAATGCCTTCTTGAGTTAAGTATGGCTTTACTTTATCTACTAAATCCTCTATTACATCAAGCTCGTCAAACTCAAGAGGAGCACCACTGTCTCCCTCTACACAGCACGCACCTTTGCACTTAGCTAAATTGCAAGCAAAATATTCTTTTGCTACATCTTCACTTACTATTTTATCGTCTATTATTATCATTTTATAATTTCTAATTCTCCATTACTTTCCCAGCACAAACACCGTTGGAATTTTATGTAAATTAGGTCTTTTATTCCAGTTTTTAACTAAGCGGGTTTGTATAAACTCATTTTCTTCGCCAATATTGGCGGCTATACACAGTTTAGTTTCTGTATGAAGTGTGTTTATTAATTCTTCTATCAATTTTTCATTTCTGTATGGTGTTTCCATAAAAATTTGCGTACAATTTTCTCTTATAACCTTACTTTCTAATTCTTTTATGGCTATTTTCCTTTGTTTATTGTCTATGGGCAAATATCCATTAAAAGTAAAATGCTGTCCGTTAAATCCACTGCTTATTAATGCCATTAATATAGATGAAGGGCCCACTAAAGGTTTTACTTGAAAGTTTAACTGATGAGCCAGCTCTACTACACCCGCACCCGGGTCGGCTATGCAAGGGTTTCCGGCTTCAGAAAGCAAGCCTATGTTTTTATTATTGTTTTGTTGTTTAAGTAAAAAATTTAATAAATCTTCTAATGAAGGATTATGCTTGTCTAATTCAAAGAAAGTAACTTCTGTATCAAAATTTTTAGTGAAAGACATTTTGCGTAAGTGCCTGCGAGCTGTCTTTAAATTTTCTACCACAAAAACATCTAAATCTTGTACCAAATTAATAACATACTGAGGTATGGTTTCCAAATTTCCGCCAAGTGTTGTAGGAATTATATATAAGGTGGGGTTCATTTTATTGTCAATTTGTAATTTTTTACACTTAAATTTATATAATATGCTACTTGATTTTGCACTTAACTTGCTTAAAGTTTAAACCAAATGTAAGAAATATTTTTGATGTTTTTGTAAACAAATTGTCAGAAGGAAACTTCTGACAGCACAGAAAAGTATGCTCAATAATAAAACGCAGCCAAGTGTTGCCACTGCGCGGAAAACTTAAAAGTATATTTTGTGGTTTCATATTAATTGATAATTGTAATAGGCACAAAAATACAATAGCAAAACGTAAAGTATATTCGTTTTAATATACAACTTATTCTCAACTTTTAGTTAACCTATCCAATTGTTTTAAAATTGTTGGAATTCTATAGTTCCCGTACATTTTTAAAACTTTATTTGTAATAAATTCTATGTCAATTCCTATTGAAGAAACAAACAAAGGAACTTTACTGTTACCTCTATAAACAGGATTACTTACTTTTTCAGTATTATGAAAACTCTTTTTGGCAACACCTATTATAGGAATTTTTCTTTCCAAAGCTTCATATAAATAACCTCCTAAACCTAGTTTTTTATCATTACTAACGTAGCAATGTCCATCCACAATAATAACTTCTAAAATAGATAAATCAATTTGTTTTAACAAAGAAAGAATACAAGGCAGTTCTCTCTTATAGAACTGCCCTGATTGATATTCTTCAACTTTATGAACTTCAGTTGTTATTATTTCTTTGGGATTTTCATCTTCCCAGTTAAATAATACTCCAACCACTTTGGCATTACCTTCTTTATAATGTACATCAATTGCCAGTATCATAAAATTTTAATCTAACTTAAACTTCTTTTTCATTTCTTCTAAATAAGTTTTTGACACTTGCAAGCCATGATCTAATTCATTGCCATTCTCATCATATTCATATGTCTCCAAAGTAGTTTCTCCAATAATTAACCTACGGTATTTTATAATACCTGATTCATAATATTCATTATCCCACCCTAAATGTTCTCCTTCTTTGTATTCTTCTTCAAACATTATGTTACCATTGGGGTGGTAATCTAGAATTGCATATCCAGAAAATGGTTTGCCTTTATAATGGTAAAAGTCATATCCTCCATATGAGTAATGAATCCATTCCAATTCATCATATGTTACTCTTATTTTATTTGGTTGTTTTAATTCTTGACTCATAATTTTTATATTTTATTAATTTAAGCTTATCATCCTTACTAATTCTGTTAAATAAAAGCAATCTGCACAGCGAGGCATAACTTGAGTTTTAGATTTTCCTAAAAACTGTTTATTATAACCTAAAATTTCAGTTAATGTTACATCTGTTATTACTTCTCCTTTTCGTTCTAATTCAAACAAAAGTTCGTTTAAAGCTCTTACCTCTGCATGTGTGCCTGATAAGCCACCTGTTAAAATTTTTACAGCTCTAAAATTCTTGAAAATCCCCCAATTCAGAGTAAAAATCAACCCAATTATAAGAGTCCTTAAGAGTTCCTTTATCAATAAAGTTTTCCAAAATTTCTAATGTTTGCTCTTTAGAGCATATACATGTGCTTGGAATTAAAAATTTTTGACCTCCAATATAATGAGTATATATTTCTAAGTCATCTGAATTGGTTTTTGGAGATAAATATTCTGGATGATACATAATAAAGAAACCTTGAGTAATTCGAAAAAATATCAATCTTTCATTGTTCGAAATTTCAACTCCTACATCACCAGTACCTCGTGACCAATAATCGATAGATTGGTTTAATATATTTTGGAGGGGGGTGATTTTTGAAAATTCCTCAACAACACCTTCATTGTCAGATAATAAATATTTCATAATGTAATTTATTTAATTTAATTTTAATAATAACGGCTCTATTTTGTTTCCACTAAATATTGCTA
Coding sequences within:
- a CDS encoding SAM-dependent methyltransferase, translating into MNPTLYIIPTTLGGNLETIPQYVINLVQDLDVFVVENLKTARRHLRKMSFTKNFDTEVTFFELDKHNPSLEDLLNFLLKQQNNNKNIGLLSEAGNPCIADPGAGVVELAHQLNFQVKPLVGPSSILMALISSGFNGQHFTFNGYLPIDNKQRKIAIKELESKVIRENCTQIFMETPYRNEKLIEELINTLHTETKLCIAANIGEENEFIQTRLVKNWNKRPNLHKIPTVFVLGK
- a CDS encoding endonuclease V, translating into MILAIDVHYKEGNAKVVGVLFNWEDENPKEIITTEVHKVEEYQSGQFYKRELPCILSLLKQIDLSILEVIIVDGHCYVSNDKKLGLGGYLYEALERKIPIIGVAKKSFHNTEKVSNPVYRGNSKVPLFVSSIGIDIEFITNKVLKMYGNYRIPTILKQLDRLTKS
- a CDS encoding DUF3109 family protein, which translates into the protein MIIIDDKIVSEDVAKEYFACNLAKCKGACCVEGDSGAPLEFDELDVIEDLVDKVKPYLTQEGITAIEKEGPFYLDKEDGTMKTSLINGGACVFINYKNGIAYCGIEKAWLDKKVSFRKPVSCHLYPIRIEKLHNFEALNYEEWDICKPACSNGKELKIPIYKFAKNAIIRKYGEEFYQKLEATIQHLEK